A genomic stretch from Malus domestica chromosome 15, GDT2T_hap1 includes:
- the LOC103456057 gene encoding UPF0481 protein At3g47200-like, with amino-acid sequence MEEHKLRYLKHFLSKTKVKLSDCLQKIQEQQKELRGFYAEPIVFDKGEFVRIVSVDAAFVIDLLLRFEVVNYREDEDDYIFSKPTMKSDVIRDLQLLENQLPFFILQDLFKLIPPQLQLQLPSLLEISYNFFQSEIDSEVKKEKFNKISSSGVEVKHFVDLIRILYLPLEPKKKPKTTATPKTRDLPNVTELHQAGAKFKVGKGSSLFDIKFSCGILKIPKLRVDDTTDLKLRNLLAFEQCHHRKEEEDCLANYVFLMKRLAKTREDVQLLVEKGIIENWLGDTQKISNLLHDLGTGMIVDDWYYAPHREKLIEYRTVLCRGWMVILKQKYFNTPWSTISVAAAVILLILTLIQTACSYKSVPLL; translated from the coding sequence ATGGAAGAGCACAAATTAAGGTACCTGAAACATTTTCTAAGTAAAACCAAGGTAAAATTGTCTGATTGTTTACAAAAGATACAGGAGCAACAGAAAGAGTTGCGAGGTTTTTATGCAGAACCCATTGTGTTTGACAAGGGTGAATTTGTAAGAATTGTTTCAGTGGATGCCGCCTTCGTCATTGATTTATTATTGAGGTTTGAAGTCGTAAATTATCGAGAGGACGAAGATGATTACATATTCAGCAAGCCTACGATGAAATCGGATGTGATTCGAGATTTGCAGTTGCTTGAAAATCAGCTGCCATTCTTCATCCTTCAAGATCTTTTCAAACTTATTCCTCCTCAACTTCAACTTCAGCTGCCTTCGTTACTTGAAATTTCCTACAATTTTTTCCAAAGCGAAATCGATAGCGAGgtaaaaaaagagaaatttaaCAAGATAAGTTCTTCTGGAGTAGAAGTAAAACATTTTGTTGATCTGATAAGAATTCTATACCTACCGTTGGAACCAAAAAAGAAACCTAAAACCACAGCCACGCCCAAAACCAGAGACCTACCCAACGTGACAGAGCTACACCAGGCTGGAGCGAAGTTTAAGGTAGGAAAAGGCAGCAGCTTATTTGACATTAAATTCTCGTGTGGGATCCTCAAAATTCCAAAGTTAAGAGTGGACGATACCACAGATCTGAAACTCAGAAATCTCCTTGCTTTTGAACAATGCCATCACagaaaggaggaggaggattgcCTAGCTAATTATGTTTTCCTTATGAAGCGTCTCGCGAAAACCCGAGAGGATGTGCAATTGCTTGTTGAGAAGGGAATTATTGAAAATTGGCTAGGTGATACCCAGAAGATATCAAATTTGCTTCATGACCTTGGCACCGGGATGATAGTTGACGACTGGTATTATGCCCCTCATCGTGAAAAACTGATAGAATACCGCACAGTGCTCTGCCGCGGATGGATGGTAATTTTGAAACAGAAATATTTTAACACGCCTTGGTCCACTATTTCTGTTGCTGCGGCTGTTATTCTACTCATACTCACTCTCATACAAACAGCGTGCTCATATAAATCTGTCCCGCTCTTATAA
- the LOC139191656 gene encoding uncharacterized protein, producing the protein MANLAKLDYAALDITEKNYLTWVLDTKIHLEAGNLGDSIREEGSSSSQERAKAMIFIRRHLDEALKSEYLKVEYPLTLWNALRSRYNHQTTVILLRTSYEWTHLRIQDIKSVAEYNSALFRITSQLKLCVDTITEENLLEKTFSTFHASNVLLQ; encoded by the coding sequence aTGGCGAACTTGGCGAAGCTTGATTatgctgccctggacattaccgagaagaattaccttacttgggtactggataccaagatccatctggaagcaggGAATCTTGGAGATTCCATCAGGGAAGAGGGCAGCTCATCCTCTCAAGAGCGGGCGAAGGCTATGATTTTTATTCGtcgccatcttgatgaggcactaaagagCGAGTACTTAAAGGTTGAATATCCGTTAACTCTTTGGAATGCATTGAGAAGCAGATATaatcaccagacaacggtgattcttctAAGAACTAGCTATGAatggactcacctaaggattCAGGATATCAAGTCAGTGGCAGAATACAATTCTgcgttgttcagaattacctctcaACTGAAGCTCTGTGTGGATACTATTACTGAGGAAAATTTGCTagaaaagactttcagcacatttCATGCCTCTAACGTGCTCCTGCAGTAG